One genomic window of uncultured Fusobacterium sp. includes the following:
- the pssA gene encoding CDP-diacylglycerol--serine O-phosphatidyltransferase, whose product MVKRKYIAPNAITTANMFFGYLSITSSIKQDFIQAIWFIIFAMICDTLDGKTARKLDAFSEFGKEFDSFCDAISFGLAPGILVYSILMKNTAVNSFIIPVSFIYALCGVMRLVKFNIITVASSEKDDFSGMPIPNAAAMVCSYYLLTDTALFNYLKDTYSIDLFSIDLFMAITVIAAILMVSTIKFKTPDRAFSFIPKKMALPLIGIVIVTLKYSLFILSFLYVIINLIGFLKKVFDGSNDDNDKELVDVIEEIEIEEKKKED is encoded by the coding sequence ATGGTTAAAAGAAAATATATTGCACCTAATGCAATTACTACAGCAAATATGTTTTTTGGATATTTGAGTATTACCTCTTCTATCAAACAAGATTTTATTCAAGCTATTTGGTTTATTATATTTGCTATGATCTGTGATACATTAGATGGAAAAACAGCTAGAAAATTAGATGCTTTTAGTGAATTTGGAAAAGAGTTTGATTCATTTTGTGATGCTATATCTTTTGGATTAGCTCCAGGAATTTTAGTTTATTCTATTTTGATGAAAAATACTGCTGTAAATAGTTTTATCATTCCTGTTTCATTTATTTATGCTCTTTGTGGAGTAATGAGACTTGTAAAATTTAATATCATTACAGTAGCTTCTAGTGAAAAAGATGATTTTAGTGGTATGCCTATTCCTAATGCTGCTGCTATGGTATGTTCTTACTATTTATTAACTGATACTGCATTATTTAATTATTTAAAAGATACATACTCTATTGATTTATTTAGCATAGATTTATTTATGGCTATTACAGTAATTGCTGCTATTCTTATGGTTAGTACTATAAAATTTAAAACTCCTGATAGAGCTTTCTCTTTCATACCTAAAAAAATGGCTCTACCACTTATAGGAATTGTGATAGTTACACTAAAATATAGTTTATTTATTCTATCTTTCCTATATGTTATTATCAATCTTATAGGATTTCTTAAAAAAGTATTTGATGGTTCTAATGATGATAATGACAAAGAGTTAGTAGATGTAATTGAGGAAATTGAAATAGAAGAAAAGAAAAAAGAAGATTAA